TGTGTTTGGGATATGCATTAATATACAATTCCCAAGACACTAGAGACTGAGGTGTACTTTGAGTCTGTGGTGTGAATTTGTTGCATGCATTAGTAAACAAATTAGTGTCCACATGTTTGTAATCATAGTACAGAGAGTGTAGAAGAATAGACCATGAACAACTCGCAGTAAATCAGAGTAGATACAATTAGCTAGGAATGCCAGAACAAAGAGAACTGTAGCTATTAACAGCATTTCTGCAAGATAAATTATTGCTTACCATAGTCATTTCTTTGCTAAATTCTTGCATTGTCAAAGCCAACTGAGGAGCCTTCATGAGATTGTTGACAATTTTCATTACTTCCGCACTCTTGGACAAGTGCCCTACTGTACGAGCAATAGCTGCAAAATAATGGAAAATTAAATGGTACAGATGTAAAAAAGGCACAGGTACTGTTAATAAAGTAATTCAGAAGTAATTTTAACCACAAGACATGAAACTACACTgacataatttattaaaataataactTATAATAGCTATATTAATATATTAcaatattataatttatatacAATTTGATGATAAAAGTAGAATTAAAATATAATATCAGTTAATTAATTATCCATATTCAAAAATAAGTAAAATACAAATTGATATATAACTTTTTTCATTTCTTGTCCCTATGTACTTTTAAATGTCGTGTATTTTCATGAACATGAAAAGTTCGTGTAATTTTGTTTCTTTTCATGTCATGTTTGTGCTTTGATTTCTGGTACACGAACACATTTCGTGTCGAGTTCGTGTGCCTTTTATTAAAAATCTTACAGTTTTTACTGTATTATGTGTTGTAAATGATACGTTAAATATCAGTTTAATACTTCTAAACAAGTCTTGAGCTTACATTTTTAAATGTGacattcaaatttatttttttaaattaatatttagtAATGACGCTTACTTGAGTATACATTAATTATTTGGCTTAATATTATATTCACAAATCACAGTTACTTTAGTTCGAAAATACCGGCAAATGTATTTTAGCCCACCCTCGCATTAAATTTAAGCCCCCCACCTACCGGAGGAATTTATCAGTGAAACATGACCATTAATTCATATCTAAAATTTACTGAGACGCAGAGTTGCAGATAAGTTTTCTACTACATAACTTACTTTTAATTCCTGAGCTTACAAACTCCATAAAAAGATGAATTATACCATCAAGTGTAATAATTCAACAAGGATAGACACAGAAGAGTCACAGATAAGTTTTCTTCCCTGCCAAGGGCGGCTTTCGCAAGACCCAAAAGAAAATCTCACTATCTCAAGCCCTGTGTGAGAATCTAAGAATGAACTGCTTTAATTGGTGTGCTTTATGCTTGCAGCTTAAGCAGAAACAGTAAAAAGTTAATTTGAGATTTTTTCGACACTGTAGATTTTCTAGAACTCTACTATATTAAATGTGTGTTACTTCTTCTAATAGATTTGTAGCTGAATTACTTATTGCACAAGAAAAATAAATTTTGTGAAATATTGGAACCAACATGAAATCTTGTCAATTCAGAACAAATATACACAAGTGAACTGTGCAAATAGCTTGAGGAGATGCAACATTACCTATGAGCTACATATAGCTTTAACCATCTGTTGATGAAAAAGAAGTTGCAGATGCAATGAATGATACAAAAATCAACACCATCATTCCATTTATTTTCCACATCAATTAGGTATTGATgaattatttttttcttttgaGTTATAGACATCTTGGAATAGAAGGACATGGATGTAGGAGAAAATATGTAACTCATTTCTCAGTTGTAAAATGAAGAAAAACTAATGCCAATTTACATACAAGAACATACCAACACTTTCTCCAAGGTGCATTGATATTGAATTCAACTGAGCCTTATTTTCATGCAGACGATTCACGGTTCGTCTAGATCTGATAAGCTCCTTTGCAAGGGACTGAAGATATGTGACAAGAAGGTATGTGTAAAAAAGGAAACAATAAAAAATCAGATAAATCAAATAACAGATTTAACTGCACAAGCTACTACAACTAATATAATTTTCATCAAAGAAATCAGGATACTCAACGAAGGCagaaaataagaataaaatacACAGCATGATAGAAGGATCTATTTCAGACAACGTGAAAGTATAAAGTAGATATAAATAAGAAAAAAGTCCCAGAGGACAAGACAAGCAAGGGTACATGTATGTACTTAACTAAAGGTTTCCTTAAATACTTATGAAATTGACCTAATAAGAACTCctcaatttatttatttatttgttttttttaaGATAACAAACAAGCCCAATTCTGAAAGCATTAAACAAATGAAATTTATAAATTGACATTGCGCCCTCGCCCCTCAGTAAATGCATTGAAATGTTCagataataatgataaaaatccAACAATTTATCGGTTGTACCTAAGTGTTCTCTCTTTATAACAGCCTATTATTAGCACCTCGTTGTGCCATACAGACAGATGTTCAGTTAAGACCACAGTACTCTGAATGAGTGCAGCTATTTTACTGAAGGCAGCCTACCCCCTGCTTTCCTTTTCGGGAAGTGTTATTTCCAGATCACAGTTTTTACTTCCAGAGCAACTTTTTATTGAAAGGACAGTATTGCCCTCTTATTTGTGTTTGAATTGCTTTTTATGTGCTAACATGGGGGGGTAGTTTTGTCTTTTAAATTGTTTTTGATCTGGAAACTAAATCTTTGCTCTGGAAATAGGATTTTCCTTTTCTGCCTGCAGCTTCTCTATATTTTTTTCCTGGTAGAAGTATTGCATTGAAGGCATCTTGGTAAATGTTTTATAGGTGTGCGCTCGTAATGTCATATGAGCATAAAAGATGAGAAGGGAAAGAACAAGGGCCTGGGACAAGGAACAGCATTTACGAAACAGTAGGTATCTAATCACCCCCAAGATCTAAACCTTAAAATGCAAAAGTCACCTCctaaattaaaattgaaaaatcaagaCACTGATAAGTGCTCTTGCAGCTTTCTAAAATCCAAGCATGGGAGAACATGATGATGCATTACCCGAATATGATCTAAACAAAGTGCCTCACCTAATATACTTTGCTACTACATAACAGTCCACTAACTTAAGATCGTAAGAATCGCCGATGCTAATAGTCCAAGACACTATGTTTTGCCATACAAAACAATATGTTACTTGTATGATGAGCATCTACAGAATCCATCAGAGATATTTTGCTAACATATAGCTTTATTAGCAAAAAGAGGGTTAACATTTTTCAGTTCATCAACAACAATCATGAGTAGAAAATGTAAACTGCATAAAACTAAACTATTCAATAAGAAAATTTTGTACAACTTGAAACATTGTTGATTAATGATCATTTCAAGGACTTTCTTGGAAAGGCATTCGTATCCTCGTACAATCATACCCCGACTCATCAATAATTCACAACTAAAGGTTTACAAATCACTAGTGGCAAGTTACTTTTCCCTTCCATATGACCACAGTCATGAATTGGCACTATCCCCTATATTAACCTCCCAATGAATCTCCATTATTAATCCCTAAAACAACACTGGTTGATCAAAATATCCTAATGAAGTCTAATGTGGAGATCCTTTCACTCTTACAAAACTAGAGTTTTAAGATTAATGTGTCTTTTAAGAACATGTTTCATCACTATTAATGCGATTATAATACTAACTCTCCCTCTACCCATGGCATACAGCTCTCCTACAAACCTCATTATAGGGGCTACAGCTCTCCTAGAAACTTCAATTAGGTAATTAGAAGGTACAGCTTAGTAGGGGAGTTCCAGGTGTCTTGAAAACCTCAATTAGGTCAATCAGGGAGGGTAGGCTTATTTGCatcatattatatattttttatggATTGAAGAGTGGATCACTAAGGCCATGTTTTGATGTTTGTATCAGGGAATTGTAATCCCGGGATTATTATCCGGGAAAATAATCACATCATTATTAATTCTAGGGATTTAATTAACATATCTCATGTTTGTTTTGAAGTATTAAGTTTAGGATTGGactataaatttttaaaattttatcccaTTTTGTTTTAAGGGATAATCATAGGATTGGACTATAATCCTTTTAATTTTTCAATCCTATGTACTAGAGAGGGATCATAATCCTTTAAAACATGACTTGTTAGAGGGAATTTAATAATTCCTCCTCCAACTAAGTACTAGAGAGGAATATAATCATATCCCCTATTTCAACAAAACAAACATGGGAATATGGGATAGAaaaatttaaaggattataatccttGGATTAATCTCAGATAAGTTTTTACACAACAAACATTGGATTGGAAAAGTTAAAGGATGATTATAATTCTATCCTATATTTAGTACCATGGAACAAACATGGCCTAAGAGTCCATCATTACGGCGATCTATTATATTAGCCTTGATGTCcaaattaaattaattatgatACATTGGGGGTAAGAGCAAATCAAACTCATTCTCTGATACAACATTAAGTTACTGGAATTATTAAAACCTCGAAGTTGTTAGCGGGGGAGAGCTTAATTGGATCATATTATACAGTATACACAAACAAAAACTATCACAATATAATAAGAAAGGGAAGGAAGGAAGGGGAGATGTACTTTAGCTGAAGACATATCATTCCTTTTAGCAGCCTCTTTAATTGCTTTCTGCACATTTTTTTCTTCTCTCTCAATATCTAAGCCAAAGTAGTAACAGAATCAacaatcaaaaataaaaaacacaaacaaataagAATAACATGATGGATATAATATGATAGATAACCTCGAATTTGACGATCAACGTTAAGACCTTCTCTACGGAGACGACGCTGCCACTCTCTCAATAGTTTCTGTGGCTCTACTTTTGGCTTCAACATGTTTCTTACTGTCTCCATCCCACGTGTGTGTATAGTATATATAAATATGATGATTATTCAGACAGAACTAGAAGAAGCAGGCAATCTACTTTATACAACGACTATATTCACTTCGCCAGATGCACGCACGCTGCTTAGGATCTTTTCTTTGTGTATGATTAACATCTCAACCTTGCAAATTTAATCATCGACTAGAActatgaatttttatttatttatatttttgaaattaaattaaataatttagtaCTATACAACTTTAAAAAcaatgtttttatttttaaaaagtttaAAAAACAATGTTGATAATTTAAACTTAATGACTGGTCTCCAGAACTATATAATTCTTACTATATGAATTAATATGGTTACATAAATTATGTTTTtctttaaaaataaataaataaaactatataaACAAATACATTTTACTTTTTACCTAATATTtgtattatttttgttttaatatttatggtagaaaaaaaatatatttgcTTGATATAGATAAAGGAAAAAAGAATCTTATTGATATAAAACAAATATGTTAGatccgtaatcaactgtagagcatggtgaatatagtttatgcaaataatttgacaaagtttcaacggaatcaacagtttttatattaatagattaaactgattacaaacgtactctctcaaaaggatgaacaagtATTCTTGAGAGCTTCtactgct
The sequence above is drawn from the Apium graveolens cultivar Ventura chromosome 2, ASM990537v1, whole genome shotgun sequence genome and encodes:
- the LOC141707405 gene encoding vacuolar protein sorting-associated protein 24 homolog 1-like, with protein sequence METVRNMLKPKVEPQKLLREWQRRLRREGLNVDRQIRDIEREEKNVQKAIKEAAKRNDMSSAKSLAKELIRSRRTVNRLHENKAQLNSISMHLGESVAIARTVGHLSKSAEVMKIVNNLMKAPQLALTMQEFSKEMTMAGVIEEMVNDSVDSALDSEDIEEETEEEVEKVLTAIAGETAAQLPQAVRKERLKQPAQSVEDAEEESADDEEELEEIRARLAKVRS